From the Thunnus albacares chromosome 24, fThuAlb1.1, whole genome shotgun sequence genome, one window contains:
- the LOC122976624 gene encoding OX-2 membrane glycoprotein-like: MQSRDVLQVTWQKLSPDGKKKNLASYNKSLGQTVNDGFKGKVEFKDAGLQNCSIVIRKVMDQDEGCYLCLFNTFPDGSLTGRTCLQLYELHEPILQIRESNSTEETVVSCSATGRPAPTVTLNVPQQDLYFSHNSTVSVTNTNGTVTVTTTAVLSGFHGNGAQVGCAARLLSVPEIQVFKTIPADGFNDESGSDKNFTLILVLITAGFVCVAVVIIVVIRKHKNRDAEDTEMT, translated from the exons atGCAGTCTAGAGATGTTCTTCAGGTCACATGGCAGAAACTTTCACCTGatgggaagaagaagaatcttGCCTCCTACAACAAATCATTGGGACAAACAGTGAATGATGGTTTTAAGGGGAAAGTGGAGTTTAAAGATGCTGGACTGCAGAACTGCTCCATAGTTATCAGGAAGGTGATGGATCAGGATGAAGGCTgctatctctgtttgtttaacacGTTTCCTGATGGTTCTCTGACAGGCAGAACCTGCCTCCAACTCTATG agctGCATGAACCCATTCTACAaatcagagaatcaaactctaCTGAAGAGACAGTTGTGTCCTGCTCGGCCACAGGTCGTCCTGCTCCCACAGTGACTCTGAATGTCCCACAACAAGACCTCTACTTCTCTCACAACAGCACAGTCAGTGTCACCAACACCAACGGTACAGTCACCGTCACCACTACAGCTGTGCTGTctggtttccatggaaacggTGCACAGGTTGGATGTGCAGCACGACTGCTCTCAGTCCCTGAAATTCAGGTGTTTAAGACGATTCCTGCTGATG GTTTTAATGATGAATCTGGATCTGATAAGA ATTTCACTTTGATCCTTGTATTGATCACAGCAGGGTTTGTTTGTGTCGCTGTAGTCATCATTGTTGTCATACGTAAACATAAGAACAG GGATGCTGAGGACACGGAGATGACATAA
- the gemin8 gene encoding gem-associated protein 8 encodes MEDISTVKSWFSSPVYSRYWQHYQQAMAWHQRHRRAYRKALEAAYSPSYCHLQYPSSQERYADWHAAGERDSEDGEDGDEESSSDSEIECDVSNMEISEELRQYFAQTEKHREELKKQQQMEAEQHDSYVPADQDLHGVSWRSSAAPPLERPGERRGAEMKKLYGKDAAKILAMEAAMQLTFDRNCDRKQPKYWPVIPLKL; translated from the exons ATG GAGGACATAAGCACTGTAAAGTCCTGGTTCTCCAGCCCTGTGTACAGTCGATACTGGCAGCACTACCAGCAGGCTATGGCTTGGCACCAGAGACACAGGCGTGCCTACCGAAAGGCCTTGGAGGCTGCCTACAGTCCCAGCTACTGCCACCTTCAGTATCCCAGCAGCCAGGAGCGCTATGCTGACTGGCACGCCGccggagagagagacagtgaagacGGAGAGGATGGAGACGAGGAGAGCAGCTCGGACAGTGAGATCGAGTGCGACGTCAGCAACATGGAGATCAGCGAGGAGCTACGGCAGTACTTCGCCCAGAcggagaaacacagagaggagctGA agaagcagcagcagatggagGCTGAGCAGCATGACAGCTATGTGCCAGCTGACCAGGACCTGCACGGCGTCTCCTGGCGGAGCAGTGCGGCTCCTCCCTTGGAGCGGCCAGGCGAGAGACGTGGGGCCGAGATGAAGAAACTGTACGGCAAGGATGCGGCCAAGATCCTGGCCATGGAGGCGGCAATGCAGCTCACTTTTGACAGAAACTGTGACCGCAAACAGCCCAAATACTGGCCCGTTATCCCGCTGAAACTGTAA